Below is a window of Verrucomicrobiota bacterium DNA.
AAATCGAGGCTGAAAAACGCCTGGATTCCCGGCTGTAGTGGGTCCAGAGGACGCTGGCCAGCAAGGCCAGCGCGTTCCCTTTCCAAGTCGAAGTGTTCATTTGCAGACTGGGCAGAAAAAGGACGGCCACGCCGAGCAAGGCCAGCAGGGCGGCGATGAACCGGTGCATGGATTCGCGGTTGGGGCGCTCTTCCCAGATCAAGGCCCACACGGGTGAGGTGCCCATGAACAACGCGACGGAGGAAGGCGTGGTGAGATGCAAAGCCCAAACGAACACCGTGATGTAACACGCCAGGGGCGCTCCGGCCCGTGTCCAGAGTTCCCGGCGTTGCACGGGGGTCAAGTCGGCGGGTTTCCCCAGCCACTGCGTCCACCGCATCACCAGCATCAGGAGCGCGCCGGCACAGAGGAACCGGATGGAGGCGGTAAACACGGGCGGCCAGAAGCGGAGTTGGTACTTCATGGCGGCGTTGTTGCCGCCCCAGAGCACCATGACCCACAGCAGTTCCACCGTGATCGCGGCGTGGCTTTTCATTCTTCCCACGGGCCATGTTCGTCGGCGGAACAGGCAGGAGACAATCGGAAACTGCATCCCCGGGATTCGGGAAACAAATTCCGATTGCTCCATCGCCGAAGGCTTTCTTACCCTCACGCCATGTTCTCACACGTTGTCATTTTCTGGACCGACCCCAACGATCCCCAAGCCGCTGAAGCCTTGATCGCGGGCGCGGAGAAATACCTCAGGCCCATCCCGGGGGTCCTTCAATTTCACATCGGACGCATGGTCAAGAGCCCACGTCCCGTGGTGGACCAATCTTACCAGGTCGCGTTGAATCTGATTTTTCCGGACAAGAAGTCGCAGGACGATTATCAGGTTCATCCGATGCACGTGGAATTCGTGGAGAAGGTTTTCAAGCCCCACTGCAAGAAGGTTGTCGTTTACGATTTTGAATGAGGACGGAAATTTCGATTGGCAGCGAAGGGTCGTTTGATACATTCGAGGAGCCCAATCTCCATCGGAACCCGTTATGCCAGACCCTTCTTTCACTCCGAGCCTCGAACTGTTGAAAAACTCCATCCTCTACCGGGAGTCTCTGCTCGAAAAAGAGGAGATTCTGCGGCACAAATGGATCGAGTCCGAGAAAGCCGGCCGCGACATTGGATGGGAACGGGCCCGCACCGACTGGCTCATGAAACATGGGCCTGCGTGGAGGGAACACCGGCATCGGATTTTGAGGAAACAAGAAATCAAACCGGGATGAATCCACGACACACTTCCAGGCCGCCTGCTTCGCATCCCATGTGGCTTCGAGCTTCCAAAGGATCCGAAAGGTCCACCAGACGCCCTGGGTAGGGCGTCATGGGCCCCTTGGGTATGCACGATCATCCCGAGCCGTATCCTGATCCCCAACCACCGCCTATTGGCCTTTCTCCTGGGCCCCTCGCATCGTTGTCCGTCTGGAAGGAAGGAACCTCGCCCGCATCAGATTGGCCCTCCTTCTTCGATCTGCTTCAACTGGGCCAACCATCCACCGCTACCCTCGAAAGGCCCGAAGGCACACTGGGGATCTTCAGCCTCGTGGATCCGGCCGCTGCCCGGCTGGAATCGGCCGAATCCTGGTTCGAACAGGATCCGTCCATGGTGTTGATTGGACTCCTGCCCGAACCCGACCTCAAACGGGCATCCGAACTCCAGCGTGCCGGGGCTTTCGAGGTTGTCTTGAGCAGCCGCGTTCAAGACCTTCGTGACGGTCTCCGGCGAGGTGCATGGGAGGCCCGGATCCGTCGAAGATGGCGCGACCTGCGCGTGGAGTTGCTCGCCGAGCACGATGCCACCCTGGACGGCGCCCTTTTTGGACCCGTCGGTCATTGGAGGCATAGTCTGCTCGGAGGGCCGGTGGCTTGGTGCGCCAACATGGCCGCCCTGCACGGACGGCACGTTTCCTCGATCAGCCGCACGGAGGCCGAAGGTTGGATTCACGCTGACTTTCAAAAGTTCGTCCGTGAAAAAAGGGACGAAGCCTCCCAGACCGGCCTGCCGCTCTCACTCATGTATTGCCTGGAATTGCCCGGACGGCACGGAACGATGGGTTCGGGAGCGCATCCAGCGCTTTCACCCCGCATTCTCACCGGAGCCGTGGCTCCTCGGCGTGGCCCAGGACATCACCGAAGCCAGGCGATGGTCCTCCAAAAGGCACGCCGCCCACAAAGCCGAGATCATGGGGCGCGTGGTCAGCGGATTTGTCCACGAATTCGATAATTTGCTGGGCGTGGTGCGCGGGCACGCGGAGTTGATCTCGAATCATCCCGGTGTCGGCGATGAAATCCGGAAACATTCCATCCAAATCGTCGGCCACGCCGGGCGCGCCTCGGGGCTGACCCGGCAACTCACCGCGTTTGGACGCCGACAGGAATGCGACGCGCGTCCGTTCGAACTGAATCAAGCCATCAAGGAATCCCTTCCTTCGGTCCGTCGCGTGCTGCCTGATCAATGCCTCATCGAGCTCGAGCTGGGCCTCGGCCAGCCGCAACTTTTTGGGGATCCCCTCGTCCTGGAGCAAGTGCTGCTCTCGCTGGCGTTGCATGCCCGGCATGAGCTGGAACAAGGTGGAACCCTGATCGTTCAAACCCGGTTCGTTTCGGACGCGGACTCGGGCCAGGCGGACTGGATCGAGCTTTTCCTCGGCACGATTTCAAGCTCTCACCCCAAGCGCGCGGTGCTGTCCGAGTTCTGGAGCACCCATGAAGATGGAGCCCGGACGCTCTCGCAAGGAGATCCGGGTTTGGAACTGGCCGACCAGTTGGTCTCCCTCGTTCAAGGCGTTGTCCTCGTGAACGAGACACCCGGCCGGCACGTTGTTTTTCGGCTTCGTTTGCCGCTGACGTCCCGTTCTGACGCCCCACCGAGCGGATGGGTGTTGCAAGAAGACCCGCCTGCCACCGCAGGTTCACAAACGATCCTTTTAGTGGAGGACGAGGAAATGGTGCTTTCCGTCCAAGCTCATGGATTGCGCCGTCACGGATACCATGTCCTTACCGCCCGCACCGCGGGGGAGGCCCTTCGCATTTGGGAAGCCCAGGGTGACTCGATCGATTTACTCTTGTCGGACATCATTCTCAAGGGCGGCATGCACGGCACGGCACTCGCGGAATTGTTGAAGAGGTCAAGGCCGGAGCTCCCCGTACTCTTCATCAAGGGTTATCCGGGTGAAACATTGTCCCGGGAGTTTGGCATTCAGGATGACGGCAAAGTTTTGCGGAAGCCGACCGATCTGACCGAAGTCGTGGCCTACGTGCGCCGCAGGCTGGGCGCCCCTGGCTGAGCCTTGCCGCCGGCCTCGGGACTTACCGCGCCCAGGCTGACGATCATTTTGATGGCTTCCGCCACCGAAAGATCGAGGGGAGTGATGGCGGATTCCGGCGCGAAGATCAGGAATCCCGACGTGGGATTGGGGGTGGTGGGGACGAACACCGACACCCAGCGCTCTTCACCCGGAAGACCCAGTGAGCGTCCCTCGGTGCCGGTCACGAAACCCAGCGATCGAATGCCGGTGCGGGGAAATTCAACCATGACCGCCTTTTGAAATGAGGATTGTTGTCCAGCAAAGGCGTCCTGCACCTGCTTGAGTGTGCCGTAGATTTTGTTCAGCAGCGGCACGCGCAGCAGGAAGGCGTCCCCAAACTCGATCAATTTTTGTCCCAGGTAGAATCGAGCCACGGCGCCCAGTCCGGTGACGAGAGCGCAGGCCAGGGCCAGGGCCGCGGCACTCCAGTACCATCGGATGGCCTGGGGATTTCCGGGGGCGTGCTTCCACTCGGGCGGCACGAAGAACAGGAGATTGTCGGTGAAGCCTGAGATCGTACCGAAGAGCCATCCGACCAGGGCGATGGAAACGGCGGCCGGCAGCAACACCGCCAGCCCCGTGAAAAAATTGGCGCGCACCTGCGCGAACGTTCCCGTTTTCATCGCGCCATCGTTTCGTTTGTCGCACCGGGGTTCAAGCCTGTCTCTGATCCGTGCGCAAAGAATTTCTGACCGCGCTTTTTCCGGGTCAACGCGGATCGAGGACCTTCCCAAGCCCAGGCCAAACGCCCCACGAAGAGTCACCCACCCGTCGAAAGCATCATGACCTCTTCAGTTTAGGGGGAGCGGACGACGACCGGGGCAGGTAGAATGGCGGTAGGGGCGACGGCTTGACTTGGAGCAAGTTGGTCGAGCCATCCCCGGGCCATGGGATTGGCAAGATAACTCTGCGCCCCTTCCGCCCCGAAGGCTTCTTGAATGGACCGTTCGGTCTCGGCTCGAATGGCCCGCAATGCCTCGTCCCGCCGGACGGGATCCAGGCTGCTGTTTCCTCGAAGCTTCGCCGCCTGTTCCTCCGCGATGCGTTTCATGTCGTAGACTTTGACCGCGGTTTCCTTGGGCAGGTTGTGACGCTCCACCACTTTGGCCATGCCCTGATAGTTGTAGTCCTGGCTGCGGGTGTACTCCGTGAAACGTTCCCCTCCGAGCAGCATTTTGACTTTCTCATTCAACTCCGATTCCGCCGATGTCCGCTTCTCGCGTTCTTCCGGAGTCAAGGATCCCATGAGCATCGGATTGTGGTCTTCATCAAAGGCCTTGCGGAGCTTGAAGATGGATTTGTATTCCTCCTCGGTGGGGTCAAACGTCGCGAGCTGCATGCGCATGGTCATCGCGGTGGTGGACAGGCGAAGCTGGTATTGCTCGAACTGCTCCGGCGTCATGAGCTTCGCAATCTCGGCTTCCATGTCCTTTTGAGCCTGGACCATTTTCTTCATGTCCTGTTGGTCGGGCATGCCGGACCCCATGCTCTTCATCATTTTCGACTGCATCCGCTGCATTGCTTCAAAGACTTCGGTTTGCTTGGAGGGAGGCAAAAAGTCGAACATGGCCTCCAAAGACTCCATTAAAAGGGTGGACGCGTCGGGTTTTTCTTCCGGCGCGGAGCCTAATAACTCGGTGAGGAGCGCGCGCCGCTCCTGATTGAGTTCTTGTTTCTTCTTGAGCAACTCCTCATCCGGAGCGGCCATGGCGAACATGCTCGAAGCCTTCCAATACTCCAATTTCTTGCGCGTGCCCTGCAGCCTGGCTTTGCGCTCCTCGAACAGCTTGTTGACGTCCGCCACGATGATGTCCCGGATCGTTTCCTCCGGGCAACCGATGCTGCGCAGATTTCGGATGTACTCGCGGTAGTCGGCGGATTCCACCACCTCCCAGGTGAAGGACTTGACGGGTTTGGAACCGGAAGATTCCGGGGCACCCGAACTCCGGTTGGTCGCCAGGGCGGAAGCGGATAGAGGCAGGGCCGCAAGGGGGGAGGCGCTTCCCGTCGCGAGGGCCTCGGGCGAGGGTCTCCTGAGCCAAAGCACGGCCAGCAAAAGATTCAAAGCCACCGAGGCCAGGAGCAGGACGGATGTTTTCATCGTGGCGGAAGTCAGTGAGGATGAGCGCGAACGCAGAATGCGGGTCGAAAGGGCTTTAGTTCTCGCCTTTCACTCTTCGCACAAGGGGCCGGTGACCGCAAATGAAAAGCCTGTAGAAAATGCTGTTCGGTTCGAGGGTGGGACGTTAGAACGCCTGCCGTCCACTCCTCGCCGCCATGACCGATTCAGAGTTCTCCCTTTTGACCCGCTGCCGGCAAGGCCGCCGCGATGCCTGGGATGAACTGTTCGAACGGTACTATGGACTGGTCTGCCGATTCATTGCCCAGATGCACCCTGCGTTTCAGCATGAAGACGTGGAGGAGATCGCCCAGGAAACATTCCTTGCGATCGTCAGAGGTCTCGGCGGATTTCAAGGAGGCAGCCAGTTCACGACCTGGGTTTACCGGATCGCCGCCAACAAATGCCGCGATTATTGGGAAAAGCAGGGAACCGCCAAGCGTGGTGGAGGGCGGGTGACGGTGCCGCTGGATCCCTTCCCGGACGCGTCTGGCGGCGGTGTTCCAGGGAGCAGCCCTCAACCGGTGGCGGCAGGTCTGGCGCCCGACCAAGCCGCCATGCGGAAGGAGCG
It encodes the following:
- a CDS encoding DMT family transporter, whose protein sequence is MEQSEFVSRIPGMQFPIVSCLFRRRTWPVGRMKSHAAITVELLWVMVLWGGNNAAMKYQLRFWPPVFTASIRFLCAGALLMLVMRWTQWLGKPADLTPVQRRELWTRAGAPLACYITVFVWALHLTTPSSVALFMGTSPVWALIWEERPNRESMHRFIAALLALLGVAVLFLPSLQMNTSTWKGNALALLASVLWTHYSRESRRFSASISGLELTGQSFWRAGALLLPLAGAELSWRGCTHDSLALGLMAYSVILSGLVAFGLWNDALRAWPTSRAFLFGNLIPVTTMLFSHYFLGEPMTSQFWLALALIVGAVVLGQWQPRSSGPGAGTGNSV
- a CDS encoding sigma-70 family RNA polymerase sigma factor encodes the protein MTDSEFSLLTRCRQGRRDAWDELFERYYGLVCRFIAQMHPAFQHEDVEEIAQETFLAIVRGLGGFQGGSQFTTWVYRIAANKCRDYWEKQGTAKRGGGRVTVPLDPFPDASGGGVPGSSPQPVAAGLAPDQAAMRKERLTLVRRALDRLGDPCREILELRYFGDLCYEDIAKALDLNEKTVSSRLSRCLDALAEVVKGLEQAEGKQAAGQAGSFAV
- a CDS encoding response regulator, encoding MPPWTAPFLDPSVIGGIVCSEGRWLGAPTWPPCTDGTFPRSAARRPKVGFTLTFKSSSVKKGTKPPRPACRSHSCIAWNCPDGTERWVRERIQRFHPAFSPEPWLLGVAQDITEARRWSSKRHAAHKAEIMGRVVSGFVHEFDNLLGVVRGHAELISNHPGVGDEIRKHSIQIVGHAGRASGLTRQLTAFGRRQECDARPFELNQAIKESLPSVRRVLPDQCLIELELGLGQPQLFGDPLVLEQVLLSLALHARHELEQGGTLIVQTRFVSDADSGQADWIELFLGTISSSHPKRAVLSEFWSTHEDGARTLSQGDPGLELADQLVSLVQGVVLVNETPGRHVVFRLRLPLTSRSDAPPSGWVLQEDPPATAGSQTILLVEDEEMVLSVQAHGLRRHGYHVLTARTAGEALRIWEAQGDSIDLLLSDIILKGGMHGTALAELLKRSRPELPVLFIKGYPGETLSREFGIQDDGKVLRKPTDLTEVVAYVRRRLGAPG
- a CDS encoding Dabb family protein codes for the protein MFSHVVIFWTDPNDPQAAEALIAGAEKYLRPIPGVLQFHIGRMVKSPRPVVDQSYQVALNLIFPDKKSQDDYQVHPMHVEFVEKVFKPHCKKVVVYDFE
- a CDS encoding DUF502 domain-containing protein, which codes for MKTGTFAQVRANFFTGLAVLLPAAVSIALVGWLFGTISGFTDNLLFFVPPEWKHAPGNPQAIRWYWSAAALALACALVTGLGAVARFYLGQKLIEFGDAFLLRVPLLNKIYGTLKQVQDAFAGQQSSFQKAVMVEFPRTGIRSLGFVTGTEGRSLGLPGEERWVSVFVPTTPNPTSGFLIFAPESAITPLDLSVAEAIKMIVSLGAVSPEAGGKAQPGAPSLRRT